The following are from one region of the Heliangelus exortis chromosome 2, bHelExo1.hap1, whole genome shotgun sequence genome:
- the DPY19L4 gene encoding probable C-mannosyltransferase DPY19L4 isoform X3: MAPEERNKEISKLGRSPKYLLIQRFAKLFFGCLAAVTSGMMYAVYLSTYHERKFWFSSRQELEREITFQGDSAIYYSFYKELLKAPSFERGVYELTHNNKTVSLKTINAVQQMTLYPELIASVLYQASGSEEVIEPVYFYIGIVFGLQGIYVTALFVTSWVMSGTWLAGMLTVAWFIINRTDTTRIDYSIPSRENWALPYFACQVAALTGYLKKNLNCSAEKFCYLLVSASTYTFMMMWEYSHYLLFVQAVSLFLLDSFALAQTEKVHEVYKIYLFSLFVGYLLQFENSALLVSPLLSLVAALMLSRCLQINMKKDTFMSRLLKIMYIYLVLTITVTLNFLLKMFVPHKENEHLLKFIEVKLGLNTTKNFTMNWLLCQESLQAPSQDFFLRLTQSSLLPFYILVLIICLFSVTQVIFRRICGEPLKETVKLEDGRIGERPEIVYHVIHTILLGCLAMCLEGMKYLWTPYVCMLAAFGVCSPELWMTLFKWLRLKAVHPILLALILSMAVPTIIGFSLWKEFFPRIMTELSELQEFYDPDTVELMTWIKRQAPVAAVFAGSPQLMGVIRLCTGWMVSSLPLYNDDDLLKRNENIYQIYSKRSAEDIYKILTSYKANFLIIEDSICNEVGPVKGCRVKDLLDIANGHVVCEEGDSYAYSKYGRFCHEIKMNYSPYVNYFTRVYWNRSYFVYRINTVISFQS; the protein is encoded by the exons gaacTTGAACGAGAAATTACATTTCAGGGTGACAGCGCCATTTATTACTCATTCTATAAAGAACTGCTAAAGGCTCCTTCCTTTGAAAGAG GTGTTTATGAGTTGACACACAATAATAAGACAGTATCACTGAAGACAATAAATGCAGTCCAGCAAATGACTTTGTATCCAGAGCTGATTGCCAGTGTCCTATATCAAGCATCTGGTAGTGAA GAAGTTATTGAGCCAGTGTATTTCTACATTGGTATAGTTTTTGGACTGCAGGGAATTTATGTGACTGCATTGTTTGTAACCAGTTGGGTTATGAGTGGGACTTGGCTGGCAGGAATGCTGACTGTAGCATGGTTCATTATTAACAG GACAGATACAACAAGAATTGATTACTCCATACCATCAAGAGAAAACTGGGCTTTGCCATATTTTGCATGTCAAGTAGCAGCTCTCACAggctacttaaaaaaaaacctaaattgTTCTGCTGAg aagtTTTGTTACCTTTTGGTGAGTGCTTCAACATATACCTTCATGATGATGTGGGAATACAGTCATTATCTCCTGTTTGTCCAggctgtttctctttttctgctagACAGCTTTGCTCTGGCACAGACAGAGAAG GTGCATGAAGTATACAAAATAtacttgttttctctcttcGTGGGGTACCTTTTGCAGTTTGAAAATTCAGCCTTACTAGTGTCACCATTACTGAGCCTTGTAGCAGCTTTAATGCTTTCCAGATGCCTTCAG attaatatgaaaaaagacACATTTATGTCAAGATTGCTGAAAATAATGTACATTTATTTGGTACTTACAATAACGGTGACACTAAACTTCTTACTGAAG atgtttgttcCTCATAAAGAAAATGAGCATTTATTGAAGTTCATTGAAGTAAAACTTGGCTTAAACACAACTAA GAATTTTACAATGAATTGGCTCCTTTGTCAAGAATCTCTTCAGGCACCCTCCCAAGACTTTTTTTTGCGACTAACACAGTCATCACTGTTGCCTTTCTATATTTTAGTATTAAttatctgccttttttctgtAACTCAGGTCATTTTTAGGAGAATTTG TGGTGAACCACTGAAAGAGACAGTTAAACTTGAGGATGGTCGAATTGGAGAGAGGCCAGAAATAGTTTATCATGTAATTCACACAATTTTACTTGGTTGTCTAGCCATGTGTTTGGAAGG AATGAAGTATCTATGGACACCTTATGTGTGCATGCTTGCTGCATTTGGTGTGTGCTCTCCTGAACTCTGGATGACACTTTTCAAGTGGCTTCGACTGAAAGCTGTGCACCCAATATTGCTG GCTCTTATTCTCAGTATGGCTGTTCCCACAATAATTGGATTCAGCTTGTGGAAAGAG TTTTTCCCTAGGATAATGACAGAGCTTTCAGAACTACAAGAATTCTATGATCCTGATACAGTAGAACTCATGACATGGATAAA GAGGCAGGCTCCTGTGGCTGCTGTGTTTGCAGGCAGCCCACAGCTCATGGGTGTAATTAGACTTTGTACCGGATGGATGGTGTCGAGCCTGCCTTTATATAATGATGATGATCtactaaaaagaaatgaaaat ATTTATCAGATCTATTCAAAGAGGTCGGCAGAGGATATTTATAAGATACTCACATCTTACAAAGCCAATTTTCTGATTATTGAAGATTCAATTTGCAATGAAGTGGGACCTGTAAAAGGATGTAGAGTTAAAGATCTGTTGGATATTGCTAATGGTCAT GTGGTTTGTGAGGAAGGTGACAGTTACGCCTACTCAAAATATGGACGATTCTGTCATGAAATCAAGATGAACTATTCTCCATATGTGAATTATTTTACTCGGGTGTACTGGAATAGATCCTACTTCGTATATAGAATCAACACTGTGATATCCTTCCAGTCATGA